From Microbacterium sp. YJN-G, a single genomic window includes:
- a CDS encoding Nramp family divalent metal transporter: MKNIVSTRTQRRSFWQHLALIGPAFVAGAWQFGPGNLTTAVQAGSGYQYTLIWVIVVSTILMIFLTDMCVRLGIKSPVSLISSIKDHLGGWVGVLAGIGVFLITLCFSVGNAVGSGLGLSMLFGGSPIMWTIICTAAVATLLLLRNVYRVVEKVLVVIVALMAIAFIASAFISNPDWAAAGAGLLPTFPSGAWLLIVALVGTNFSINAAFYTAYGTKERGRTEAEYRDVTIVDTIPGIIAPGIMTALVIVVAASVLGQTGEAAPTIVALAGIFEPLAGPIGSTVFALGFFGAAFSSMLANATAGGTMLSDGLGRGASSGSLTAKLVSAGILSFGVTVTVIFQSSPVQLIVIAQALTVFIAPVLAALIVIMANRSKLMHDMRNTWWQNVAGVIGLAAVLALSIRLLVTLIT; this comes from the coding sequence ATGAAGAACATCGTCTCCACACGCACGCAACGCCGCTCGTTCTGGCAGCATCTGGCGCTCATCGGCCCTGCCTTTGTCGCCGGCGCCTGGCAGTTCGGGCCCGGCAACCTCACCACGGCAGTCCAGGCCGGCAGCGGCTACCAGTACACCCTCATCTGGGTCATCGTCGTCTCGACCATCCTGATGATCTTTCTCACGGACATGTGCGTACGACTGGGCATCAAGTCGCCCGTCTCACTCATCTCATCGATCAAGGATCATCTCGGCGGCTGGGTGGGTGTACTCGCCGGCATCGGCGTCTTCCTCATCACGCTGTGCTTCTCCGTCGGCAACGCCGTGGGCTCCGGGCTCGGACTGTCGATGTTGTTCGGTGGAAGCCCCATCATGTGGACGATCATCTGCACCGCAGCCGTCGCGACGCTCCTGCTGCTGCGCAACGTCTACCGGGTGGTGGAGAAGGTGCTGGTCGTGATCGTCGCATTGATGGCGATCGCCTTCATCGCATCCGCCTTCATCTCGAATCCGGACTGGGCCGCAGCCGGGGCCGGCCTGCTGCCGACGTTCCCTTCGGGTGCGTGGCTGCTGATCGTGGCACTGGTGGGGACCAACTTCTCGATCAACGCCGCGTTCTACACGGCCTACGGCACGAAGGAGCGCGGCCGCACCGAGGCCGAGTACCGAGATGTCACGATCGTCGACACCATCCCCGGCATCATCGCCCCTGGAATCATGACCGCGCTCGTCATCGTCGTCGCGGCATCGGTGCTTGGGCAGACCGGTGAAGCCGCGCCGACCATCGTCGCCCTCGCGGGGATCTTCGAGCCGCTCGCGGGCCCGATCGGGTCGACAGTCTTCGCCCTCGGGTTCTTCGGCGCGGCGTTCTCGTCCATGCTCGCCAACGCGACGGCCGGCGGCACGATGCTCTCCGATGGGCTCGGTCGGGGTGCGTCATCGGGTTCGCTCACGGCCAAGCTCGTGAGCGCGGGAATCCTCTCGTTCGGCGTCACCGTGACTGTCATCTTCCAGTCGTCACCCGTGCAGCTGATCGTCATCGCGCAGGCTCTGACCGTCTTCATCGCCCCGGTTCTGGCGGCGCTGATCGTCATCATGGCGAACCGCAGCAAGCTCATGCACGACATGCGCAACACATGGTGGCAGAACGTCGCGGGAGTCATCGGGCTGGCGGCGGTGCTCGCCCTCTCGATCCGGCTCCTGGTGACGCTCATCACCTGA